A genome region from Paludibacterium sp. B53371 includes the following:
- the tldD gene encoding metalloprotease TldD has translation MKEADMQEAFAAAEQLLLTPSGLDEATLESAFARLARRDIDYADLYFEYIRNEGWSLEEGIVKSGSFNIEQGVGIRAVSGDKTAFAYSDEISGAALARAIDAVRAIGSNEGHLPVSVPQRRQPEALYPAIDPCASLEAAAKVALLEKVEKLARAMDPRVIQVMAGLAAEYDVIYLARHDGVRAADVRPLVRLSVYVIAEQNGRREQGSSGGGGRYDLSGFTDEVVERFVRQAVNQALTNLDSRPAPAGQMTVVLGPGWPGVLLHEAIGHGLEGDFNRKGTSAFSGRIGERVAAKGVTVVDDGTLSGRRGSLAIDDEGNPTQCTTLIEDGILKGYMQDAMNARLMKVAPTGNGRRESYASIPMPRMTNTYMLGGSHDPQEIIASVKDGLYAVNFGGGQVDITSGKFVFSASEAWRIENGKLTYPVKGATLIGNGPDVLQYVSMIGNDLALDQGVGVCGKEGQSVPVGVGQPTLRIDGGLTVGGTGE, from the coding sequence ATGAAAGAAGCTGACATGCAAGAAGCCTTTGCCGCTGCCGAACAGTTGCTGCTGACCCCCAGCGGCCTGGACGAGGCCACCCTGGAATCTGCCTTTGCCCGTCTGGCGCGTCGTGATATCGACTACGCCGACCTGTATTTCGAATACATCCGCAACGAAGGCTGGAGCCTGGAAGAGGGTATCGTCAAATCCGGCAGCTTCAATATCGAGCAGGGCGTGGGTATCCGTGCCGTCAGTGGCGACAAGACGGCCTTTGCCTACTCCGACGAGATCAGCGGTGCCGCCCTGGCCCGTGCCATTGATGCCGTGCGTGCCATCGGCAGCAATGAGGGGCATTTGCCGGTGTCGGTGCCGCAGCGTCGCCAGCCCGAGGCGCTGTATCCGGCCATCGACCCCTGCGCCAGCCTGGAGGCGGCCGCCAAGGTGGCGTTGCTGGAAAAAGTGGAAAAACTGGCACGCGCCATGGATCCGCGCGTCATTCAGGTCATGGCGGGCCTGGCGGCCGAATACGATGTCATTTATCTGGCTCGCCACGATGGCGTCCGTGCCGCGGATGTGCGTCCGCTGGTGCGCCTGTCGGTCTATGTGATTGCCGAACAGAACGGTCGGCGCGAACAGGGTTCCAGCGGAGGCGGCGGCCGCTACGACCTGTCCGGCTTTACCGATGAAGTGGTCGAGCGCTTCGTCCGTCAGGCTGTCAATCAGGCGCTGACCAATCTCGACTCCCGCCCGGCCCCGGCTGGTCAGATGACTGTGGTGCTCGGGCCGGGCTGGCCTGGCGTGCTGCTGCATGAGGCCATCGGCCATGGCCTGGAAGGGGACTTCAACCGCAAGGGCACTTCGGCCTTCAGTGGCCGCATCGGCGAGCGGGTGGCAGCCAAAGGCGTGACCGTGGTGGATGACGGTACCCTGAGCGGTCGTCGCGGCTCGCTGGCCATCGACGACGAAGGTAATCCGACCCAGTGCACCACCCTGATTGAGGACGGCATCCTCAAGGGGTATATGCAGGATGCCATGAATGCCCGTCTGATGAAGGTAGCCCCGACCGGCAACGGCCGGCGTGAGTCCTATGCCAGCATTCCGATGCCGCGCATGACCAATACTTACATGCTGGGCGGCAGCCATGATCCGCAAGAAATCATTGCCTCGGTCAAGGATGGCCTGTATGCCGTCAACTTCGGTGGCGGTCAGGTGGACATCACCAGCGGCAAGTTCGTCTTCTCTGCATCGGAAGCCTGGCGCATCGAAAACGGCAAACTGACCTATCCGGTCAAGGGGGCCACGCTGATTGGCAATGGTCCGGACGTGCTGCAGTATGTCTCCATGATCGGCAATGACCTGGCGCTGGATCAGGGGGTGGGCGTCTGCGGCAAGGAAGGTCAGAGCGTGCCGGTGGGGGTCGGACAGCCGACCTTGCGCATCGATGGTGGTCTGACGGTTGGCGGCACCGGCGAGTGA
- a CDS encoding carbon-nitrogen hydrolase family protein, with product MKSKFLVAAVQMVSGTDWHRNLRDAERLVAEAAGRGASLVVLPEYFCLMGARDQDKVALAEVPGEGVLQQALADMARCHKIWLVGGTVPLASGEAGKVYNTSWVFDPAGMAAARYDKIHLFDFTGQGESYCESNTIRPGSLPVKCRTEFCELALGICYDLRFPELFRQLAPFDVLVLPAAFTAVTGQAHWEVLLRARAIENQCYVIASAQGGQHENGRATHGHSMIIDPWGRILTELPQGEGVVLAEIDANMIQSVRSRLPALAHRVLK from the coding sequence ATGAAATCCAAATTTCTCGTGGCTGCGGTGCAAATGGTGTCCGGCACCGACTGGCATCGCAATCTGCGCGATGCCGAGCGGCTTGTGGCCGAGGCGGCCGGACGTGGCGCCAGCCTGGTGGTGTTGCCGGAATACTTTTGCCTGATGGGGGCTCGCGATCAGGACAAGGTGGCGCTGGCCGAGGTGCCGGGTGAAGGCGTGCTGCAGCAGGCGCTCGCCGATATGGCGCGCTGCCACAAGATCTGGCTGGTTGGCGGGACGGTGCCGCTGGCGTCGGGCGAGGCGGGCAAGGTGTATAACACCAGCTGGGTGTTTGATCCTGCCGGCATGGCGGCAGCCCGCTATGACAAGATTCATTTGTTCGATTTTACCGGTCAGGGCGAGAGCTACTGCGAGTCGAATACCATCCGTCCCGGCAGCCTGCCGGTCAAATGTCGTACCGAGTTTTGCGAACTGGCCCTGGGGATCTGTTACGATCTGCGCTTCCCCGAGTTGTTCCGCCAGTTGGCCCCCTTTGATGTGCTGGTGTTGCCGGCGGCCTTCACGGCGGTAACCGGTCAGGCGCACTGGGAGGTTCTGCTGCGCGCGCGCGCCATCGAAAACCAGTGCTATGTGATTGCCTCTGCCCAGGGCGGTCAACACGAGAATGGCCGTGCCACCCATGGTCATTCGATGATCATCGATCCCTGGGGGCGCATCCTGACCGAATTGCCGCAAGGCGAAGGCGTGGTGCTGGCCGAGATCGACGCCAACATGATTCAATCTGTCCGCTCGCGTCTGCCAGCCCTGGCACACCGGGTACTGAAATGA
- a CDS encoding YhdP family protein — MKKLIGLLRHLPVIRTLKWGLRLSAWLLGLALLAVAAGFLFFTYQVLPNLDRYRHALEQQSAQVLGRQVHIARLSGSWDGIAPRFELRALSIDDPHGNPLTLDRIVVVPSWKSLLAFEPRMALIQITSPSLDIRRGHDGRFYLNGFPLSGNKPRAAGAANPGDLLLRQSRILISGARIAWQDEYLGLPRLTLARGRLELTSGLLSHELRLSGRPPAAVGDSFELSGNWRGDHLDEWSQWRGSVSASLQGARVSPWSRYLQNFGLLSRGEGDGSIELAFAGGRINSLQADVKVRNAAYTLPGASELTLPALGGHLQLERNGEVYQINATHLSLLGANGPVFEDSSINGYWDTGAPGGGELHVDNVNLAALQPFLRALGIDRNPLLARFAPAGQLKNLSVSWQGRIDAPTRYRFESSFTRLAWQPFGEVPGVTGVKGSVSFDQTGGKLRVDHAETVTMPHIFPLPLRFGSLAADVGWRSSGQGIDVRFDRLQFANDDLQGSVTGSYRNTGSGAGQIDLTGQIGQVSAVRVADYLPYQAGTDTLKWLRAALKAGTLESAQLRLRGNLDQFPFKGGQGGEFLVQGNVRHASLKFDPAWPVLEGFDAALLFKNERMDIRSAQVTTLGNRLNQVQVSIPDLSAQDIHLEIQGQSSGPLADMLRYTAHSPVDGWLSGFLGKTHASGAAALRLQLSIPLSGNNGPKVNGQLQLMNNQLALTVLPLPPLQAATGTLAFNERGVATSGIHFNAFGGPFLLRANTDANARMHFSVDGQADSHQVLAQYVDFLAPHITGSSHYQARFTLHNGLESLQVGSDLRGTQLSAPAPLAKAAGDALPFNLTMLPARQPANGMRLDFSAGSQIAGRVRFDAEGNALGTEVVVGRLLGEQPAPGIHVKVALPVVDAQAWTNWALAGVPAQSQSQAMPPLYIELASPEIHWGALAIHKASLWLGHSPGDARWHAMVDAAEAKGEVDYDPNGNGSIRARLPLLVLNPAWRGGSGGSGPASLPAMDIHVSKLVFKGNTLGSLQLNARYLARDWQLDDVSLTLPEGTLSGSVRVLDAGRVETRFKGQATDVGKLLSRFGEGDTFNKGHGSLSGSLSWPGGLSDFNPAALSGQVSISLADGRFAKVDPGVARLLGVLSLQSLPRRIHLDFTDVFSEGFAFDSLRGDAAINQGIFKSDNLIMKGPGADVSINGEVNLGAETQKLLVHVEPHLSEGVALATGAALINPVVGVAALAAQKVLRDPVSKIFSVDYSVSGTFTDPVVTRLKSATLTNTLRKLQP, encoded by the coding sequence TTGAAAAAGCTCATTGGCTTGTTGCGTCACCTGCCGGTCATTCGCACCCTGAAATGGGGGCTGAGGCTTTCGGCTTGGCTGCTGGGTCTGGCGCTGCTGGCCGTGGCGGCGGGCTTCCTGTTTTTTACTTACCAGGTTCTGCCGAATCTCGACCGCTATCGTCATGCGCTGGAGCAGCAATCGGCTCAGGTGCTGGGGCGCCAGGTGCACATCGCCCGGTTGTCCGGAAGCTGGGACGGGATTGCGCCGCGCTTTGAGCTGCGGGCCCTGTCCATTGACGATCCGCACGGCAATCCGCTCACGCTCGACCGCATCGTGGTGGTGCCCTCCTGGAAAAGCCTGCTGGCATTTGAGCCGCGCATGGCGCTTATCCAGATCACCTCACCCTCGCTGGATATCCGCCGGGGTCATGACGGCAGGTTCTATCTGAATGGCTTCCCGCTTTCGGGCAACAAGCCGCGTGCTGCCGGCGCGGCCAATCCCGGCGATTTGTTGCTGCGCCAGAGCCGTATCCTGATCAGCGGTGCACGCATTGCCTGGCAGGATGAATACCTCGGCCTGCCCAGGCTGACTCTGGCCCGGGGGCGACTGGAGCTCACCAGCGGGCTGTTGTCGCATGAGCTGCGCCTGTCCGGCCGGCCTCCGGCCGCCGTCGGCGACAGTTTCGAGTTGAGCGGCAACTGGCGCGGGGATCATCTGGACGAGTGGTCGCAGTGGCGTGGCAGTGTATCGGCCAGTCTGCAAGGGGCCCGGGTATCACCCTGGAGCCGCTATCTGCAGAACTTTGGTCTGCTCAGTCGCGGCGAAGGGGATGGCTCGATCGAGCTCGCCTTTGCCGGTGGCCGCATCAACAGCCTGCAGGCCGACGTCAAGGTGCGCAATGCCGCCTATACCTTGCCCGGCGCTTCCGAACTGACCCTGCCTGCGCTGGGCGGGCACCTGCAGCTGGAGCGCAATGGCGAGGTCTATCAGATCAATGCCACGCATTTGTCGCTGCTCGGTGCCAACGGGCCGGTGTTTGAAGACTCCAGCATCAATGGTTACTGGGATACCGGCGCCCCGGGCGGCGGCGAGCTGCATGTCGACAACGTCAATCTGGCGGCCCTGCAGCCCTTCCTGCGTGCGCTGGGGATTGACCGCAATCCGCTGCTGGCCCGCTTTGCCCCGGCGGGCCAGCTGAAGAATCTCTCGGTCAGCTGGCAGGGCCGGATCGATGCCCCGACGCGCTACCGCTTCGAGTCCTCCTTTACCCGTCTGGCCTGGCAGCCCTTTGGCGAAGTGCCTGGCGTGACCGGGGTCAAAGGCTCGGTCAGCTTCGACCAGACAGGCGGCAAACTGCGGGTCGACCATGCCGAAACCGTGACCATGCCGCACATTTTTCCGCTGCCGCTGCGTTTTGGCTCGCTGGCGGCCGATGTGGGCTGGCGCAGCAGCGGGCAGGGCATCGATGTGCGCTTCGATCGCCTGCAGTTCGCCAATGATGATCTGCAGGGCAGTGTCACCGGCAGCTACCGCAACACCGGTTCGGGTGCCGGCCAGATCGACCTGACCGGCCAGATCGGTCAGGTCTCGGCGGTACGGGTCGCGGATTACCTGCCTTACCAGGCCGGTACCGATACCCTCAAGTGGCTGCGTGCCGCCCTCAAGGCCGGCACGCTGGAAAGCGCCCAGCTGCGTCTGCGCGGCAATCTGGATCAGTTCCCCTTCAAGGGCGGGCAGGGCGGCGAGTTCCTGGTACAGGGCAATGTGCGTCATGCTTCGCTGAAGTTCGATCCCGCCTGGCCGGTGCTGGAAGGGTTTGATGCCGCCCTGTTGTTCAAGAATGAGCGCATGGACATCCGCTCTGCCCAGGTGACGACGCTGGGCAATCGCCTCAATCAGGTGCAGGTGTCGATCCCCGATCTGTCCGCCCAGGACATTCATCTGGAGATCCAGGGCCAGTCATCCGGTCCGTTGGCCGATATGTTGCGCTATACCGCGCACAGCCCGGTCGATGGCTGGTTGTCCGGTTTCCTGGGCAAGACCCATGCCAGTGGCGCGGCAGCCTTGCGCCTGCAGTTGTCGATTCCGCTCAGTGGCAACAACGGACCGAAGGTCAACGGCCAGCTGCAACTGATGAACAATCAGCTGGCGCTGACGGTCTTGCCCCTGCCGCCGCTGCAGGCGGCCACCGGCACGCTGGCCTTCAATGAGCGGGGGGTGGCGACTTCCGGCATTCATTTCAATGCCTTCGGCGGCCCCTTCCTGCTGCGCGCCAATACCGATGCCAATGCGCGCATGCATTTCAGTGTCGACGGACAGGCCGACAGCCATCAGGTGCTGGCACAGTATGTCGATTTTCTGGCACCGCACATCACGGGTAGCTCGCACTATCAGGCGCGATTTACCTTGCACAATGGTCTGGAGTCACTGCAGGTCGGCTCGGATCTGCGCGGCACCCAGCTGTCGGCCCCGGCGCCACTGGCCAAGGCTGCCGGCGATGCCTTGCCGTTCAATCTGACCATGCTGCCGGCACGACAGCCGGCCAATGGCATGAGGCTGGATTTTTCCGCCGGCAGCCAGATCGCAGGCCGGGTGCGCTTCGATGCCGAAGGCAATGCCCTGGGCACCGAAGTGGTTGTCGGTCGCCTGCTGGGCGAGCAGCCGGCGCCGGGCATCCATGTCAAGGTGGCCCTGCCGGTGGTTGATGCCCAGGCCTGGACCAACTGGGCCCTGGCCGGGGTGCCGGCCCAGTCGCAGAGCCAGGCCATGCCTCCGCTGTATATCGAACTGGCTTCGCCGGAAATCCACTGGGGCGCCCTGGCGATTCACAAGGCATCGCTCTGGTTGGGGCACAGTCCGGGGGACGCGCGCTGGCATGCCATGGTGGACGCGGCGGAAGCCAAGGGCGAAGTGGACTACGACCCGAACGGCAATGGCAGCATTCGTGCCCGCCTGCCGCTGCTGGTGCTCAATCCGGCCTGGCGCGGCGGGAGCGGTGGCAGCGGCCCGGCCAGCCTGCCGGCGATGGATATCCACGTCAGCAAACTGGTATTCAAGGGAAACACCCTCGGCAGCCTGCAGCTCAATGCCCGCTACCTGGCTCGCGACTGGCAGCTGGATGATGTCAGCCTGACCCTGCCGGAAGGGACGCTCAGCGGCAGTGTGCGCGTACTGGATGCCGGGCGGGTCGAGACCCGCTTCAAGGGGCAGGCGACCGATGTCGGCAAGCTGCTGAGCCGTTTCGGCGAGGGGGATACTTTTAACAAGGGGCATGGCAGCCTGTCCGGCAGCTTGTCATGGCCGGGGGGATTGTCCGACTTCAATCCGGCGGCCCTCAGTGGCCAGGTCAGCATCAGTCTGGCCGATGGCCGTTTTGCCAAGGTTGATCCGGGCGTGGCCCGCCTGCTGGGGGTGCTGAGTCTGCAGTCCCTGCCGCGCCGCATCCATCTGGACTTCACCGATGTCTTCAGCGAAGGCTTCGCCTTCGACTCATTGCGGGGTGACGCCGCGATCAATCAGGGTATATTTAAATCGGATAATCTGATCATGAAGGGCCCGGGTGCCGACGTCAGTATCAATGGCGAAGTCAACCTGGGGGCCGAAACGCAGAAGCTGCTGGTGCATGTCGAACCGCACTTGTCCGAGGGGGTGGCGCTGGCAACCGGCGCCGCCCTGATCAACCCGGTGGTCGGTGTGGCGGCCCTGGCGGCACAAAAGGTGCTGCGTGATCCGGTCAGCAAGATCTTCTCGGTGGATTACAGTGTCAGTGGCACCTTCACCGACCCGGTGGTGACGCGGCTCAAGTCCGCCACCTTGACCAATACCTTGCGAAAGCTTCAACCATGA